TAGCTGAAAAAATAGCAATTAATCCTATATATGATTGTGCTGAAAAAAGAATAGCAGAAATAAAAATGATTGCATAAACAAGTCCTGAAATACTTCTTGTTATAATATTGCGCATAGTTTATAAATCTTCAAAGAGAAGTAGATATAAATTTTTTGAGTTACTATTACCATAACTTAAAAAACTTTCGTCTTCAACCTCTATTTTATAGTTTGTTATTGAACTAATGTTTGTAGGGATATTACCACTAAAATGTGCTTTTATACCTGTTAATCCTTCGCTCATATTTTTTACCAATTGACTTGTTGTTGCGTATACAATAAAGTTTTCTGAGTGAGAAGGTAGTTTTTCACTACCTAATTGATTAGATGAAAATAAAATATCACCATTATTGGCAATTAAGTGTTCGCAAGAAGTAAAAAAAGGTGTAGATTTAGAGTGTTTTTCAATGGATATAAGTTCCTGTTTTTCTAGTAATCTTTAAAAGATTAAAATCAGAACAAGTAACTTCTTTCCAGTTGTTTTCTTGTAAAATCTGGATTAAATTTATAGATACTTCATCCATTGAAGTACAATATAAAAATTTACCACCTTTATTAATAAAGTTATGTACAAAGGAATCATCTAATGATAAATTAACTTCCTGTTCGTTAATTAATTTATCATTAGATGATTTTTGATATGATTGATATAATTTTTTAAAAAAGTTCATTCAAATAAAAACTATTCTTCAATTATTGGATTTGTTTTTATTTCTTTTTTTCAAAAGGCCTTTCTCCAAATATTTTCTCCAAATCAGCTTTAAACATTACTTCTTTTTCAAGTAGTAATGAAGCAAGTTGGCTAAGTTTATCTTCATGTTCACTCAAAAGATCAATGGCTCTTTGGTATTGTCCTTCAATCATTTTAGATATTTCTTCGTCAATAACTTTAGCAGTATCATCACTATAAGGTTTTACGAACCCATCATTTCCTGATGAATCATAATAGGTAACATTACCTACTTTTTCGTTTAAACCATATACAGTAACCATAGCACGAGCCTGTTTTGTAACTTTTTCTAAATCACTTAATGCTCCTGTAGAAATTTTATTGAAAATTAACTTTTCTGCAGCTCTACCACCCATAGTAGCACACATTTCATCAAGCATTTGCTCTGTTTGAATAATTTTTCTTTCTTCAGGAAGATACCAAGCAGCACCTAATGATTGACCACGAGGAACGATAGTAACTTTTACTAACGGAGCAGCGTGTTCTAACATCCAACTTACAGTAGCATGACCAGCTTCAGTGAAAAGCAATTACTTCTTTTTCTTTAGGAGTAATTACCTTATTTTTCTTTTCTAAACCACCTACAATTCTATCAACAGCATCTAAAAAGTCTTGGTGTTCAATAGCTTCTTTGTTGTTTCTTGCAGCAATTAAAGCAGCTTCATTACAAAGGTTAGCAATATCTGCACCAGAAAAACCAGGTGTTTGTTGAGCTAATAATTCTAAATCAGCATTTTCAGCTAATTTTAATGGTTTAATATGTACTTCAAAAATTTCTCTACGTTCGTGTAAATCTGGTAAATCAACATAAATTTGACGGTCAAAACGACCTGCACGCATCAAGGCTTTATCTAAAACATCGGCACGGTTTGTAGCAGCTAATACAATAACATTTGTATCTGTTCCAAAACCATCCATTTCTGTTAAAAGCTGATTTAACGTGTTTTCACGTTCATCATTACCACCAGTCATACTATTTTTTCCTCTTGCACGACCAATTGCATCAATCTCATCAATAAAAATAATAGAAGGCGATTTTTGTTGAGCTTGTTTAAATAAATCTCTTACACGAGAAGCACCTACACCAACAAACATTTCAACAAAATCAGAACCTGATAATGAAAAGAAAGGAACGCCTGCTTCACCAGCTACTGCTTTGGCTAATAAAGTTTTTCCTGTTCCAGGAGGTCCTACTAATAAAGCACCTTTAGGTATTTTACCACCTAATTTAGTGTATTTTTCAGGTGTTTTTAAGAAGTCTACAATTTCTTGAATTTCTTCTTTTGCACCTTCCAAACCAGCTACGTCTTTAAAAGTTGTTTTAACTTTAGTATCTTGATCAAAAAGTTTTGCTTTTGATTTACCAATGTTAAAAATTTGACCACCGCCACCACCAGCACCAGCACCACCGCCAGACATTCTTTTCATAAAGAAAATCCAAACACCTATTAATATGATAAAAGGTAGAAAGTCAAATAGTGTTGTTATTAAACTTGTAGGTTCTACATTTTTTCTATCAAAATCAAGATTCTTTTCAGCTTTCTCTTTTTTGATTTCGTTTTCGAAATTTTGTAAATCACCAAAATTATAAGTGTATAAAGGAGCACCTTTTCTGTAAAAAGGAGATTCCGTTATTTTTTTATGCTCTTCTTTTTTCTCTGCATCACTTTTTAAGAATACCTGAGCAACATTGTTGTTTTCAATAATGATTTTTTGAATATCATTTTGTAATAAAATTTTATTGAACTCATTTTTTGAAATATTACGAGACCCTAAATTACTTGAGTTTAAAAAACTCAATCCTAATAGAATAACTAATATTGGTATATATAGCCAAAATGAATTAAAAGTAAATTTTGGAGCATTTTTTTTCTTATCACTCATAAAATTATGTGTCTAAATTATTAGGAACTATTTTGGGTTAATTTGCGTGATTTTAGCATCACCCCAAAGACTTTCAATATCGTAATAGTCACGTATTTGTTTTTGAAAAACATGAACAACAACGTGTACATAATCCATTAAAACCCATTCCGAATTTCCTTGTCCTTCAATGTGCCAAGCCTTATCTTTAAGTTCTTTACTTACCATTTTCTGTACCGAGTTAGAAATGGCACTTACTTGTGTGTTTGAGTTTCCTGAGCAGATTATAAAATAATCGCAAACAGTGTTTTCTATTTCTCTTAAATCTAGTAATTGGATGTCTTCTCCTTTTACTTCTTCAATCCCTTTTATAATCACAGATATTAAATCGTCTGTGCTTGCTTGTTTTTTAGTCATCAAAAAAATTATATTTTTAGCAAAGTTATTATATTTTTGCGAGTAATTTACTTAATATTGATACTTGTTTTATTCGCAAACCTTATATGAAAATAATCAAACTTGATGCCATTGATTCTACCAATTCTTTTTTAAAGGATATGTCAGCAAAAGTTAGTCTAGATAATTTTACGGTAGTAGTTGCTAAAAAGCAAACTTTAGGTAGAGGGCAAATGAATGCTAATTGGAATTCAGAAGAAGGTAAAAGCTTAACCTTTAGTGTGTTTTGTAAGTTTTGTAATCTTTCTATTACTGATTATAAGTATTTGAATTATAGTGTTTCTTTAAGTGTTTATGAAGCTGTTAATTCGTTAAAATTACCTCGATTGGCTATTAAATGGCCTAACGACATTCTGTCAGAAAATAAAAAAATAGCAGGTATTTTAATTGAAAATACTTTAAATATAAAAAATATTAGTTCTTCAGTTATAGGAATTGGGCTTAATGTGAATCAAAATATTTTTTCAGATGCGCTACCAAATGCTTCATCTATTAAAAATATTTTAGGTAAAGATGAAGATATTGACCTCGATTTATTGTTAAATAAAGTATTAGTAAGTTTAAAAGAAAAATTAGAGCGATTAAATAAAAAAGAATATTTATCTTTAGAAAAAGAATATTTAGCTGTTTTATATAAAAAAAATGTTCCGAGTATGTTTAAAACAAATCAGAACATTTTATTTATGGGTAAAATTATTGGAGTTTCAAGTATTGGAAAGCTCCAAATAGAATTAGAAAACGAAACACTTAAAGAATTTGATATAAAAGAGGTTTCGTTTGCTTAATTTATATTTTTGAGATATTTTCAGTTAAAGTTTCAATAAACTTGGTTAATGGTTTTTTTACCATCATTGCCATCATCGGATTGAAATCTCCTTGAAAACTTAAAATAACCTCACTTTCGTTTTCAGAAATTTCAGAAATATCAGAAGACAATGTAAATGGTAATTTACTACTTGCCGCACCTAAAGTAATATTTGAATATTCGGTTTTTTCTTTCATAACCAATCTTATTTCTGGCATTCCTTTTAAACCAAAAATAAAACTATCACCATCTACTTCAAATTTTTGAGTATTTTCAGGCATCAATTGCTCAAAATTCTCTAATTTTATTAAAAAGTCAAAAACTTCTTTGGTAGATTTTTTTACGATTACTTTGTTTCCTTCAATATTCATATTGCTTTATTTTTCTTCGTTTTGTTTCCACTCACTAGGTGACACTCTCCATTCATCTAACATTCTTAGTTCTTTACTATCAATGTATTTACTGTCTAATGCCTGTTCAAGTAAATACTTATAGTTACTTAATGTGGTAAGTTCTATGTTGTCTCTTTTAAAGTTTTCGGTAGCAATGTCAAATCCGTAAGAAAAAATAGCAATCATACCTTTAACTGTTGCTTTAGCTTCTTTTAAAGCTTTTACAGCATTTAAACTACTAGTACCTGTGCTTATTAAGTCTTCAATAACAACTACGTTTTGTCCACTTTCTAAATGACCTTCTATTTGGTTTTTACGTCCATGTTTTTTAGGTTCTGGTCGTACATATACAAAAGGAACACCTAATTCTTGAGCAACTAGCATACCGATAGCAATTGCTCCAGTAGCTACACCTGCAATAACATCTGGTTTACCATGTTTTTCTTCTACTAATTTTGCAATTTCTTCTTTTAAGAAATTTCTAACAGGTACATAAGACAATGTAACTCTGTTATCACAATAAATAGGTGATTTCCATCCAGATGCCCATGTAAATGGTTCAATGTGGGCTTAGTTTAATCGCCTTTATTTGCAGAAGAAGTTCTGCTGTTTTTTTTGCTGTATCTTTGTTGAAATCCATAGCGCAAATGTATAAAGTTTTTATGAATGATAAAGAAATAATTGTTAGAACTTCGTTGGAAATAAAGAGGTTTTAATTATTTTTAAATATAAAAATACAATTATTCTACGAATTATTTACGTCTTAAAATAAGATGAAATAAAAATATTTTATTAAGATATTAATCTTAAGTTCTTGTTAAGTAGTGTTTTGTTTGAATATGTAAGTTCGATTATATGATAACAATAAAATTAGTTGTCAATTAAAATTTAAGATATTAGTTTTAAAAAAAAATGCCATAAAATATAATTTAAATACTAAAAAGTCATAAAGAAATGACACTATGTCATTGTTGAAAAAAAAATAACTTAATTTTTCTGCCAAATCAAAAGTAATGAGCTGTTGGCACACACTTTGACTATTGTTATTTGTAAAATTGAATTAAAATTTAAGATAAATATTATTATGAGTAAAATTATAGGAATTGATTTAGGAACTACAAATTCATGTGTTTCTGTAATGGAGGGTAACGAACCTGTTGTTATACCTAATGCAGAAGGAAAAAGAACTACGCCATCTATCGTAGCATTTATTGAAGGTGGAGAACGTAAAGTTGGTGATCCAGCAAAGCGTCAAGCAGTAACTAATCCTACAAAAACAGTTTATTCTATTAAACGTTTTATGGGTAATAAATTCTCTGATTCTTCAAAAGAAGCTGCAAGAGTACCTTATAGCGTTGTAAAAGGTGATAATGATACTCCACGTGTAGATATTGATGGTCGTTTATATACGCCTCAAGAAATTTCTGCAATGGTTTTACAGAAAATGAAAAAAACAGCTGAAGACTATTTAGGAACTGATGTTTCTGAAGCAGTAATTACTGTCCCAGCATACTTTAACGATGCACAACGTCAAGCTACAAAAGAAGCTGGTGAAATTGCTGGTTTAACAGTTAGAAGAATTATTAACGAACCAACTGCAGCTGCTTTAGCTTATGGTTTAGATAAATCTCATGACGATAAAAAAATCGTTGTTTTTGATTTTGGTGGTGGAACACATGATGTTTCTATCTTAGAATTAGGAGACGGTGTTTTCGAAGTATTAGCTACTGATGGTGATACTCACTTAGGTGGAGATGATGTTGATGAAAGAATTATCAACTGGTTAGCTGAAGAATTTCAAGCGGAAGAGTCAATGGACTTACGTAAAGATCCAATGTCTTTACAACGTTTAAAAGAAGCTGCTGAAAAAGCTAAGATTGAATTATCTAGCACAACTTCATCTGAAATTAACTTACCTTATATTACTGCTACTGCTTCAGGACCTAAGCATTTAGTTAGAACTTTAACTAGAGCTAAATTTGAAGCTTTAATTGATGATTTAATCAAAAGAACTATTGAGCCTTGTGCTACTGCTTTAAAAAATGCTGATTTAACTATCGACGAAATTGACGAAGTTGTATTAGTAGGTGGTTCTACTCGTATTCCTGCTATTCAGGAAGCTGTTCAAAATTTCTTTAAAAAATCACCAAGTAAAGGAGTAAATCCTGATGAAGTTGTTTCTTTAGGAGCAGCTATTCAAGGTGGAGTTTTATCTGGAGATGTAAAAGACGTATTATTATTAGATGTTACGCCTTTATCTTTAGGAATTGAAACTATGGGTAACGTATTTACGAAGTTAATTGATGCAAATACTACGATTCCTACAAAGAAATCTCAAGTATTTTCTACTGCTGCTGATAACCAGCCTTCTGTAGATATTCACGTTTTACAAGGTGAAAGAGCAATGGCTGCTGATAACAATACTATCGGTCGTTTCTTATTAACTGATATTCCACCAGCACAAAGAGGTGTTCCTCAAATTGAAGTAACTTTTGATATTGATGCAAACGGAATTATCAAAGTTTCTGCTTCTGATAAAGCTACTGGTAAAACTCAGGACATTAAAATTGAAGCTTCTTCTGGATTATCTGAAGATGAAATCAAGAAAATGAAAGCTGATGCTGAAGCAAATGCTGATGCTGATGCAAAAGCAAAAGAAACTGCTGAAAAAATCAATGAAGCTGATTCTATGATTTTTCAAACTGAAAAGCAATTAAAAGAATTTGGTGAAAAATTATCTGCGGATAAAAAAGCGCCAATCGAAGCTGGTTTAGTTGAATTAAAAGCTGCTCACGAAGCTGGAGATGTT
The Tenacibaculum pacificus DNA segment above includes these coding regions:
- the dnaK gene encoding molecular chaperone DnaK; the encoded protein is MSKIIGIDLGTTNSCVSVMEGNEPVVIPNAEGKRTTPSIVAFIEGGERKVGDPAKRQAVTNPTKTVYSIKRFMGNKFSDSSKEAARVPYSVVKGDNDTPRVDIDGRLYTPQEISAMVLQKMKKTAEDYLGTDVSEAVITVPAYFNDAQRQATKEAGEIAGLTVRRIINEPTAAALAYGLDKSHDDKKIVVFDFGGGTHDVSILELGDGVFEVLATDGDTHLGGDDVDERIINWLAEEFQAEESMDLRKDPMSLQRLKEAAEKAKIELSSTTSSEINLPYITATASGPKHLVRTLTRAKFEALIDDLIKRTIEPCATALKNADLTIDEIDEVVLVGGSTRIPAIQEAVQNFFKKSPSKGVNPDEVVSLGAAIQGGVLSGDVKDVLLLDVTPLSLGIETMGNVFTKLIDANTTIPTKKSQVFSTAADNQPSVDIHVLQGERAMAADNNTIGRFLLTDIPPAQRGVPQIEVTFDIDANGIIKVSASDKATGKTQDIKIEASSGLSEDEIKKMKADAEANADADAKAKETAEKINEADSMIFQTEKQLKEFGEKLSADKKAPIEAGLVELKAAHEAGDVARIEGALTIVNDAWKAASEEMYADKGAGAQQAAQPKADDQADNVEDVEFEEVK
- the rsfS gene encoding ribosome silencing factor; the protein is MTKKQASTDDLISVIIKGIEEVKGEDIQLLDLREIENTVCDYFIICSGNSNTQVSAISNSVQKMVSKELKDKAWHIEGQGNSEWVLMDYVHVVVHVFQKQIRDYYDIESLWGDAKITQINPK
- a CDS encoding biotin--[acetyl-CoA-carboxylase] ligase; translation: MKIIKLDAIDSTNSFLKDMSAKVSLDNFTVVVAKKQTLGRGQMNANWNSEEGKSLTFSVFCKFCNLSITDYKYLNYSVSLSVYEAVNSLKLPRLAIKWPNDILSENKKIAGILIENTLNIKNISSSVIGIGLNVNQNIFSDALPNASSIKNILGKDEDIDLDLLLNKVLVSLKEKLERLNKKEYLSLEKEYLAVLYKKNVPSMFKTNQNILFMGKIIGVSSIGKLQIELENETLKEFDIKEVSFA
- a CDS encoding SRPBCC family protein; its protein translation is MNIEGNKVIVKKSTKEVFDFLIKLENFEQLMPENTQKFEVDGDSFIFGLKGMPEIRLVMKEKTEYSNITLGAASSKLPFTLSSDISEISENESEVILSFQGDFNPMMAMMVKKPLTKFIETLTENISKI